The stretch of DNA GAACAGCCGGAGATCCAGCCTCCAGGGTGCAGCGTTTCCCGATCAAAGCCACTTCAGAGCCCTGACCCTGCCACGCCACCAGTTCAAGGTGCGGATTCTGGTCTGCGGGCAGGGCATCCATCAGGAACAGGGCGGTCTGCTGGATGCCCAGAGGCATGCGGGCATGGTCCAGCACCTCCTGCATCATCTGCACCGGGGTGTCGGTGCGAAATAGAGCCGAGGTCAACTGTTGCAACACCTGGCTGTGTTTCAGGGCGGCTTCCGAAGAGGTGCGTGCACGCTTCTCAGCTTCAAACAGTCGGGTGCGGCGCAACACCAGCGCCAGGTATCCCGTGTGCATCACCAGTCCGCAATAGCGCTCTTCAGACATCTGGAATCCCTCTGGGAAATGCAGCTCCATCACCCCAACCCACTGGTCTTCCATCCTGAGGGGCACCAGCAGCAAGGCAGGCTCGAGGGTCTGCGGGTCTGGCAGGGTGTGAGCATTGACCTCCAGAAGGGTGTGGGATTTTTGTTTTTGCAGCAGGATTTTCCCTTCTTGCAAGCCCTGTTGCACCTCTGGCTCCAGGGTCCGCAGGGTGCCATCCTGGATCTGGCGCAGTTGCCATAGCGTTCCCTGTTTTTCGCAAAACAGCAACTGACATTCTGCAGCCTGAAAAGCCTGCTGCATCTGGCGCACAATGACCGTCACCACGTCCTGTTGTTTCAGTGAGCTTGCCAGACCCACCCGCAAATCATGCAGGGCCTGCTGAAATTCTGGAGCTTCTGGAACCGGCGTTTCGAGTTCCACCAGCAGACCCATCCAGGTGTCCAGCAGGCCAGAAATGGGCTGAAAAGACAGCTGACAGGTCTTTTCTCCAGCTGTGGTGCTTTGCGCCCGCACCTTCATATGAAAACCCTCAGCTTGCTCCCAGGCACCTTCCTGCAGCAGTGCCGCTTTTTCCCGGTCATGGGGATGCAGCACTTCCGTCCAGTGGACCGGGACTCCTCCAAAAAACAGCATCCAGGCTGAGTTGAATTGCTGACAGCCATTCCGATCCTGCACCCAGGCAGGATGAGGAAGCAAGTTTAAAGCGTGGGTGAGGGTGCTGTTGGCCTGCAGGCCATTTAACGTCATGGTTCACCATCTCTTGAAGATGTTTCTCTCAGGGTGTCATGTTCAACTGAAAGCAAACTGAGCAAAAAGGAGTTGCCCCAGAATTCTTCACGAGCAGAAACCAGAATCTGCTTTTGGTGGACTGAAAAGCATTGAAGGGTTCTGGTTTTTGTTTCTTGTTGCCTCCTGTTTTCCAGAAATCACCTGGATGCAGGATCCCATTTGGACTCGATTCACACTCGGCTTCCCTGAAGTGTTAAAATTTTGACACCTCAAGCCAGAATGGTATACTGCTCCACATCAAAAAGCGCTAACGTTGACTTTTTGATCTACTGGTGAGCGTTTTTTGTGTTTCATGGAATCGCTTACGGTGTTTTTGGTTCAACAAGATGCTCTTCGGTCTGCCGCCAGCCTGTTCAAAGCCAGGACCTGGCAAGTCATTGCTGGTTCTGGTGGCAGAATTTCTCACCCTTGCTCCCCTTGCGGTTTCTGTTGTTGCCAAAAAAGACGTCTATACCTGTAGAATAAACAACTAAGTTGTACGCACCCAAGATTTGTAGCACCCGAGGAGGAAGACCATGCGCAAAAGAACCTTTACCCTAGTCACCCTCAGCCTGCTGGGTCTGTTGTCCAGCGCTCAGGCCGACAAACTCGACACCGTCAAAAAGCGTGGCAAGCTCGTTTGCGGTGTGAACGACAAACTGCCCGGTTTCGGCTTTCTCGACTCCAACGGCAAATACTCTGGTTTCGATGTGGACTTCTGTAAAGCTGTGTCTGCTGCTGTCTTTGGCGACCCCAGCAAAGTGCAGTACGTTCCCCTGACGGCTGCTGTGCGCTTCACTGCCGCCCAGAGCGGTGAAGTGGATGTGGTCTTCAGAAACACCACCTACACCTCTTCCCGCGACGGTGAGGTCGGCATGGACTTCGGGCCCGTGACCTTCTACGACGGTCAGGCCGTGATGGTGATGTCCAAGAGCCCCGTGAAGAAGATCACCGATCTGGACGGAGCCACCATCTGCACCAACCAGGGCACCACCACCGAGCAGAACATCACCGATTACTTCCGTCTGAAGAAAAAGCAGTTCAAACTGCTCACCTTCCAGGACTTTGACAAGGTGATGGCCGCCTTCGATCAGGGCCGCTGTGACGCCGTGACCACCGACGCTTCCGGTCTGGCCTCCAGACGGGCCGCCGCCAAAGATCCCAGCGATTACCGCATCCTTCCTGAAACCATCTCCAAAGAACCCCTCACCCCCTTCGTGGCCCAGGGCGACAGCCAGTGGAGAGACGTGATTTCCTGGGTGGTTTACGCCACCCTCAACGCCGAAGAGTTCAAGATCACCCAGAAGAACATCGACAGCTTCAAGACCAGCACCGATCCCAACATCCGCCGTTTCCTGGGGCTGGAAAACAACGGAGCCAAGGGCTTCGGACTGTCCAACGACTTCGCTGTTGAAGTGATCAAGGCTGTGGGCAACTACGGCGAGATCTACGAACGCAACCTCGGCAAGAAAACCAAACTGAACATCCCCAGAGGCCTCAACAAGCTCTACACCCAGGGCGGCCTGATGTACGGCGTTCCTTTCCGTTAAACCTCAAAACGCAGACATCCACGGGGCGCAATTTTGCGCCCCATCACATTAATGCCCGCTGGCACGTGCTGCTCACACCTGCTCAGGCAGGCATCCCCAGATGCCTCATTCTGGAGGTCACATGGAAAAAATCCCCTTTTACCGGGACACCCGTTACATCAGCATCCTGCTGCAGGTCATTTTTCTGGTGC from Deinococcus roseus encodes:
- a CDS encoding amino acid ABC transporter substrate-binding protein — its product is MRKRTFTLVTLSLLGLLSSAQADKLDTVKKRGKLVCGVNDKLPGFGFLDSNGKYSGFDVDFCKAVSAAVFGDPSKVQYVPLTAAVRFTAAQSGEVDVVFRNTTYTSSRDGEVGMDFGPVTFYDGQAVMVMSKSPVKKITDLDGATICTNQGTTTEQNITDYFRLKKKQFKLLTFQDFDKVMAAFDQGRCDAVTTDASGLASRRAAAKDPSDYRILPETISKEPLTPFVAQGDSQWRDVISWVVYATLNAEEFKITQKNIDSFKTSTDPNIRRFLGLENNGAKGFGLSNDFAVEVIKAVGNYGEIYERNLGKKTKLNIPRGLNKLYTQGGLMYGVPFR